Within the Arthrobacter sp. V1I7 genome, the region GCCCCGGATCCGCGTGGCGGACGAGGCCAGGGCAGCCGGCTGTATTAACACTGGGCGCTCCCGGCGGAACGACCGCCGGAACCGCCCTCCATTCTCTCACCCCGGAGGCGCCGGGAGAGCGCCAGGAGTTAACGACGACGGCGGGCGGCCAGCTGCCGGAACCCAAGTCCCGCGGTCGGCCACCCGCCGTCGTACCCCATGCCGTCGTACCCCCCCATTTCGACGGTTCCCGGCGGATCGACTCTAAGCGTCGTGGGGGCAGGGAACCGTCGAAACGGCCCGGCGACCTATCGGCGCGAGGCGCCGACGAGGTCCTTGTCATCGTCGGTGCGGCCAGCGATGCCCGCGTCGCCAGCGTCGGCCCCGGGCTCCCAGGCGTGGCCCTGCTCGCGGTCCAGGTGCGTGGCCTTCTTGTTCTTCAGCGCGAAGATGTACACCAGGAGCGAGATCGCGATGGCGACGGTGACGTAGGTGAAGAACAGGTCCACGCGCTCGGCCTTCTGGAACGCGGCACCGAGCAGCGGAACCGTACCGCCGAAGAGCGAGTTGGCAATGGCATAACCCAGGCCCACGCCGAGGGCACGGATGGAGGCGGGGAACAGTTCGGCCTTCACGAGGGCGTTGATGGAGGTGTAGCCGCCGACGATCAGCAGGCCGCCCAACATCAGCAGGAAGGCCGTGAACGGATCCTTGGTGCCGGCCAGGGTGGACAGCAGCGGCCAGGTGAACAGGACGCCGGTGATGCCGAACCACAGGAGCAGCGGCCTGCGCCCGACCTTGTCCGAGATGATGCCGTAGACCGGCTGGAGCAGCATGAAGATGAACAGTGCCCAGAAGTTGATCACGGAGGTGTCGGTCTTGGCGATTCCGGAGGTATCGTTCATGAACTTCAGGATGAAGTTGGTGTACGTGTAGAACGCCACGGTGCCGCCGAGGGTGACGCCGATGCAGATCAGCAGCGGCTTCCAGTACTGGGTGAACAGCAGCCTCATGGTGCCGGGCTGTGCAACGCCGGCCGCGGCGGGAACCTTGGCGGCCTCGACCTGCTCGGCCGACACGGTTTCTTCCATCGAGCGCCGCAGCCATAGGACCACGAGCGCGGCGACGCCGCCGATCGCGAACGGGATGCGCCAGCCCCACTCGGTCAGGTCGCCCTTGGGCAGGACGTTCTGCAGGATGACGAGAACCAGCAGGGCCAGCATCTGGCCGCCGATCAGGGTGACGTACTGGAAGCTGGAGAAGAATCCGCGGCGTCTGGAGGTGGCGGCCTCGGACATGTAGGTGGCGCTGGTGCCGTATTCGCCGCCCACGGAGAAGCCTTGGACCAGCCGCACCAGGATCAGCAGAACCAGCGCCCAGACACCGATCTGCTGGGTCGTCGGCAGGATGGCGATGGCGAAGGACCCGGCGGACATGATCGTCACGCTGAGCGTCAGCGCCGCCTTGCGTCCCTTGCGGTCCGCATAGCGGCCGAAGAACCAGGCGCCGACCGGGCGCATCAGGAATGACGTAGCGAAGACGGCCATTGCCTCGAGGCCGGCCTGCAGGTCGTCCTGGGAATTGAAGAAATGCGACTGGAAATACGCCGCGAAGACCGTGTAGACGTAGAGGTCGTACCACTCCACGAGGTTGCCGGCAGAGCCTTTGAGAATGTTGCTTACGGCTTTGCGGGTCTGGGCTGACTCATTCTGGATTTCGGCTTGCTGGGTGCTCATCGCTGAACCTTCCTTAGCGGCGGCGCTACTGGTTCCTGGCGTAGTTCCTTGCTGTCCACGGCAACTTTGCCCATGGTTCCTCCTCGACGTTGACGGCCCCCATCAAACGCCGAGGGCATTATCAAAGCTATGCGTGAGCCACAGCACAACCAACGTGGGAGGGCATTTCCTAACACTTCCTTAGGTTTCGACCGGGGAAAGGGTAATCTCCAAAGCGGGCAGATTGCAGGTGCCCAGTCAACGAAAAGGGACCGGACCATGGAATTGCTGATCGTCGAGGACGACGACGCCATGGCGTCCGCGCTGGCCGCAGCGGTTGTGTCCGCGGGGCACAACCCCACCCGGGTTGCCCGCGGGGCTGACGCCCTGCTGGTGCACCGGAAGTTCGGGGTGATCCTGCTGGACCTGGGGCTTCCCGATGTGGATGGCCTGGACGTATTGCGGAAGCTTCGCCAGGTCACCCCGGTTCCGATCCTGATCCTCACCGCACGCGACGACGAACGCAGTGTGGTGCTTGGCCTGAGGTCCGGAGCCGACGACTACCTGGTCAAGCCCGTGAAGCTGGTCGAGCTGCTTGCCCGCATCGAAGCTGTCACCCGGCGTGCCGGCCGCCACCCCGGCACGCCGCAACGGAACATCGTGCTGGGCGACGTTGAGATCGACCTCGAAAGACGCGTAGCAACACGCGCCTCAGAAAAGTTGCCGTTGACGGCCACCGAGTTCGACCTTCTCGCGCTGCTGGCCGGTCACGCGGGCTCGGTGGTGACCCGGGAACAGATCCTGGACGCGCTGTGGGGAGATGCTTTCGTCGCATCGTCCCGGGCCCTGGACGTGCACCTGACGGGGTTGCGGGCAAAACTCCAAGTGCCAGGCTTCATCATCAACGTCCGCGGCGTCGGCTACCGGATTGAGGCGGAGCCGGCGTGAAGCTGCGTGTCCTCGGCATCCTGAGCGTGCTGTCCGTTCTCATCGTGGTCTTCGGCTCCACCGCCATCCTGACGTCAGTCAGCCGGGAACTGACGCAGGAACTCCAGATCAACCGCGTCGCCGCGCTCAACCGGTTCGCGCAGGTTGCTTTCGACGCCGCGACTGCCGGCGAATCCGCACAGCTGCAGGCGGAGATGGACAGATACTCCGAACTCTACGAGGAGGGGGTCCTGATCCGTCTCCAGCAGGTTACCGTGCACTCGGGCGGCCTGAGCGAGGACAGGGCGGACGTCCGCGACGCGGTGGCCAGGGCGAGCCTGAACCTCAGCGACACCACGCTTGCCCCGCTTCAGCCGTTCGGCCCGGCGTCCGAGGTGGTGTCCCGGTCCTTCGGCAGTGCCAGCCAGGTCCTTGGGGAGGTGGTCCTCGAGGTGAACCTGGAGGCGGCCCGGCAGCAACTGCGGGAACGGTGGCTCGTCGTCGGGTTGGCGGCCGCCGCGCTCGCTGCGCTGCTCCTCCTGGGTGCGGCCCGAGTGA harbors:
- a CDS encoding MFS transporter, with product MSTQQAEIQNESAQTRKAVSNILKGSAGNLVEWYDLYVYTVFAAYFQSHFFNSQDDLQAGLEAMAVFATSFLMRPVGAWFFGRYADRKGRKAALTLSVTIMSAGSFAIAILPTTQQIGVWALVLLILVRLVQGFSVGGEYGTSATYMSEAATSRRRGFFSSFQYVTLIGGQMLALLVLVILQNVLPKGDLTEWGWRIPFAIGGVAALVVLWLRRSMEETVSAEQVEAAKVPAAAGVAQPGTMRLLFTQYWKPLLICIGVTLGGTVAFYTYTNFILKFMNDTSGIAKTDTSVINFWALFIFMLLQPVYGIISDKVGRRPLLLWFGITGVLFTWPLLSTLAGTKDPFTAFLLMLGGLLIVGGYTSINALVKAELFPASIRALGVGLGYAIANSLFGGTVPLLGAAFQKAERVDLFFTYVTVAIAISLLVYIFALKNKKATHLDREQGHAWEPGADAGDAGIAGRTDDDKDLVGASRR
- a CDS encoding response regulator transcription factor; this translates as MELLIVEDDDAMASALAAAVVSAGHNPTRVARGADALLVHRKFGVILLDLGLPDVDGLDVLRKLRQVTPVPILILTARDDERSVVLGLRSGADDYLVKPVKLVELLARIEAVTRRAGRHPGTPQRNIVLGDVEIDLERRVATRASEKLPLTATEFDLLALLAGHAGSVVTREQILDALWGDAFVASSRALDVHLTGLRAKLQVPGFIINVRGVGYRIEAEPA